The Dictyoglomus sp. NZ13-RE01 genomic sequence TTCTGGAATACATTTTTTTCCTTCAGGACATGGACCTCTAAAACAAGGAGGTCCAGCATCCTCAAAAATAATAGGGGCAACTTTCTTTACCTCTTCTAACATAAGCCATGCCATCTCTCTTATTTCCCATTGAGCATTATTACATGTTCTTAGCGTAAAAAAATGCATAAGTTCCCGTGCATTCATAGTAAGAATAATTTTCGTCTCAACAGCCTGTGGTAAAACATACCTTGCATCTTCTTTTGGAATTCCCATTTCTATCAACTTTTGGTAGTTTTCAAAAGCAAATTTGATAAATTCTTTATAGAGTTTTTGAGCCTCTTTGTCTTCATTAACCAAAGGTGGAGTTATAAATTCATCCTTTAGATTTACATACCTCTGACTCTGTTGAGAATAGGAAGCTATTCTATGCCTAACCAATTGATGGGATGTTACTCTGGATATTCCATCTATATAAAAAGTAAAATTAGCATGCTCAAAAATAGATAGATGCTGAAGCTTCTTTGCCTTTTTAAGTAATCTCTCTATCTCAGAAGAATCTATTTCCTTTTCTAATTCTTCTAAGCTTCCTCTAAAATGACAAAGACGCATCGCCAGAGCACAAACCTTTTCCGGCTCTGGCGTATAGGCTATTAATTTTACCCTCACTTTTATTTAACTTCCCAGTTATATTTTTTAGCAAATTTCTCTACTCTTCTTTCTGTATCTACAAACTTTCTTTGACCAGTAAAGAATGGATGACATTTCGCACAAATTTCTGTAGTCATATACTCTTTTGTGGACAAAGTTTCATAAACTGCTCCACAAGCACAAACAATTTTAGCTTTTTTCATCTCAGGATGTATACCCTTTTTCATTTTTTTACTCCTCCTTAAGAAATATATAGTCCTATCAATTATACCATAAAAATTAAAGAAGGCGGAGAATTAATTCTCCGCCTTCCAAAAATCTTTCTCCTAATCAAATATTAGCGAGGCTCTACAATAAATCGGATAGCTGTTCTTTCTTCTCCATCAATCTGCACATCTGTGAATGCTGGTATACAAATTAAATCTATGCCACTTGGAGCTACATAACCCCTTGTTATAGCTATTGCTTTTACCGCTTGGTTAACAGCTCCAGCCCCTATAACTTGAATTTCTGCACGTCCTCTTTCACGAATAACACCTGCTAATGCTCCTGCAACTGCATTAGGATTTGATTTAGCTGAAACTTTCAAAACTTCCATAATTTTACCTCCTTTATATGTTCTTTTCTCTCCCATGGCAGATTTTTTCTCTTCTATACTCTTCCCCTCCTTTGCAATCTTTGGATTTTTTTAGTTTTGCCTGAGCTTTCCTCTACCTCAATAATCACCCCTTCCATTTTAAAAAGTCCTTTCTCTGGAACTTCAAAACGTTGAGGAATTTGGAGAAGAAATTTTTTAAGAACAGCTTCCTTATCCACCCCCAAAATTGAGTCTTCAGCCCCGCACATACCAACATCTGTAATGTAACCTGTTCCCCCCTCCAATATTTTCTCATCTGCAGTTTGCACATGAGTATGTGTACCTACAACTGCAGTGACTTTTCCATCTAAGAAATAACCCATCGCTATTTTTTCCGACGTTGCTTCCGCATGCATATCTACCAATATTATTTTAGCCTCATCTGCAACTTTTTCAATAATCTCCTCTGCTACTTTGAAAGGACTATCTAATGGCTCCATAAATATCCGTCCCTGTAGATTAATTATACAAATTTTTTTGCCAAAATGCGAGAGGGTAATATAACCTCTTCCTGGTACACCCTTTGGATAATTAGCAGGTCTTATTATTCTTTCACAGCTTTCTAAAACAGGTATGCCTTCTTTTTTATCCCATATATGATTTCCACTTGTCATAACATCCACTCCTGCCTCCATTATTTCTTTTATTACCTTTTCCGTAATACCAAAACCTGCAGCTGAATTTTCTACATTTGCTATCACTAAATCTATATTATACTCTCTTCTAACTTCTGGCAAAAACATTGATAATCCTTTTCTTCCAATACTTCCTACAATATCTCCTAAAAATAATATCCTTAAATTATCTTGCATATTCTACAGCTCTTGTTTCTCTTATAACTGTTATTTTTATCTGACCAGGATACTCCATTTCCTTTTCAATCTTTTTAGCTATCTGATAAGCAAGACGTGTTGCTGTTACATCATCAACACTTTCAGGATTTACCATTACCCTTATTTCTCTTCCAGCCTGTATAGCATAAGCTTTATCTACACCAGGAAAAGACATAGCAATCTCTTCTAATTTTTCTAATCTCTTTATATAAACTTCAATACTTTCTCTTCTTGCTCCTGGTCTTACCGCAGATATACTATCTGCTACCTGAATAATAACATCTAAGACACTTGTAGGAGGTACTTCCTCGTGATGAGATGCCACTGCGTGCACAATGCTACTATTTTCACCGTACTTTTTCAGAAGTTCAGAGCCTAAAAGTGCATGGGAACCTTCTATTTCATAATCAATAGCTTTCCCAATATCATGTAAAAGCCCAGCACGCTTTGCAAGATTTACATCAATTCCTAACTCTCCTGCTATAACAGCGGCTAATTTCGCAACTTCTATAGAATGCTGTAATACATTTTGTCCGTAACTTGTTCTATAGTAAAGCCTTCCCAAGGTCCTAATTAAATCAGGATGCAAATTATGAATTCCTACCTCAAGCATTGCTCTCTCGCCTTCTTCTCTTATTCTATTGTCTACTTCCTTCTTTGCTTTATTAACCATTTCTTCAATTCTTGCAGGATGAATTCTTCCGTCCTTGACTAACTTTTCCAGTGCTATTCTTGCTATTTCTCTTCTTATAGGATCAAAAGATGAAAGCACTACTGCCTCTGGAGTATCGTCAATAATTAAATCCACTCCAGTTAAAGTCTCAAAGGTTCTTATATTCCTTCCCTCTCTACCTATAATTCTTCCTTTCATCTCTTCACTTGGAAGACTCACCACCGAAACTGTAGATTCAATTGTATGTTCAACTGCACACCTCTGTATAGCCTCACTTAAAATTTCTCTTGCCTTTTTATCCGCCATCTCTTTAAATCTTGCTTCAGCCTCTTTAATTCTTAAAGCAATATCTCTTTGCAGTTCTTCTTCTAATTTTTGAAGTAAAAGTTCTTTAGCCTCCTCTTTTGTTAATTGAGCTATATTTTGTAGTTCTTCAATCTGTCTCTTTTGCAATTCTTTAGCTTCATTTAACCTTTCCTCAATCTCCTTTTCCTTCTTTAAAAGAAGCTCTTCCCTCTTCTCAAGATTCTCCTCCCTCTGCAAAATTCTTCTTTCTAAATTTAAAATTTCATTTCTTCTCTCC encodes the following:
- the rny gene encoding ribonuclease Y — encoded protein: MILITTIIFVIGISIGYFVRKYVEKKISENAEVKAKEILEKARLQAEEEKKVLLLEGKEEIYRLKTETERELRERRNEILNLERRILQREENLEKREELLLKKEKEIEERLNEAKELQKRQIEELQNIAQLTKEEAKELLLQKLEEELQRDIALRIKEAEARFKEMADKKAREILSEAIQRCAVEHTIESTVSVVSLPSEEMKGRIIGREGRNIRTFETLTGVDLIIDDTPEAVVLSSFDPIRREIARIALEKLVKDGRIHPARIEEMVNKAKKEVDNRIREEGERAMLEVGIHNLHPDLIRTLGRLYYRTSYGQNVLQHSIEVAKLAAVIAGELGIDVNLAKRAGLLHDIGKAIDYEIEGSHALLGSELLKKYGENSSIVHAVASHHEEVPPTSVLDVIIQVADSISAVRPGARRESIEVYIKRLEKLEEIAMSFPGVDKAYAIQAGREIRVMVNPESVDDVTATRLAYQIAKKIEKEMEYPGQIKITVIRETRAVEYAR
- a CDS encoding 50S ribosomal protein L31, whose amino-acid sequence is MKKGIHPEMKKAKIVCACGAVYETLSTKEYMTTEICAKCHPFFTGQRKFVDTERRVEKFAKKYNWEVK
- a CDS encoding stage V sporulation protein S; translation: MEVLKVSAKSNPNAVAGALAGVIRERGRAEIQVIGAGAVNQAVKAIAITRGYVAPSGIDLICIPAFTDVQIDGEERTAIRFIVEPR
- a CDS encoding thymidylate synthase (FAD), which codes for MRVKLIAYTPEPEKVCALAMRLCHFRGSLEELEKEIDSSEIERLLKKAKKLQHLSIFEHANFTFYIDGISRVTSHQLVRHRIASYSQQSQRYVNLKDEFITPPLVNEDKEAQKLYKEFIKFAFENYQKLIEMGIPKEDARYVLPQAVETKIILTMNARELMHFFTLRTCNNAQWEIREMAWLMLEEVKKVAPIIFEDAGPPCFRGPCPEGKKCIPERR
- a CDS encoding metallophosphoesterase, whose translation is MQDNLRILFLGDIVGSIGRKGLSMFLPEVRREYNIDLVIANVENSAAGFGITEKVIKEIMEAGVDVMTSGNHIWDKKEGIPVLESCERIIRPANYPKGVPGRGYITLSHFGKKICIINLQGRIFMEPLDSPFKVAEEIIEKVADEAKIILVDMHAEATSEKIAMGYFLDGKVTAVVGTHTHVQTADEKILEGGTGYITDVGMCGAEDSILGVDKEAVLKKFLLQIPQRFEVPEKGLFKMEGVIIEVEESSGKTKKIQRLQRRGRV